ATGGATTGACGACAGTCTTCCAACCTTCCCACAGGATTTGTATTTTTCCTTTTTCAACAGAAGATCTGCATAAAAAATCAGGAACGATCGCCAATCCAGACCCATAGCCCAAACTACGAATGATAGAATTGAAATTGGGTACTATGAAATTCTGCCTAAAATTCGGGTTCCTTTTAAAATTAGCTCTCCAAAATCGGGTAAAATGCTCATTGTCGCTAGAAGCTCCATACCATTTATACTTCAACAGCCATTCAATCAACAATTCTTCATCTTTCATTTTTTCCACGTTGGAAAATTCCATTCCATCAATATCATTGCTCCCAATCAAAACAATCTTTTCTTGGGAAAAAACTTCCTGAACGATGCCTTTCGACTCAGCCTTTTGAGGTGTCGTTATGATATCGACAATGCCATTCTCCAGTTCTCTCAGCAAAGTATTGTAGTCAGAAAACCTACTGACTAAATTGAAATCAAATGAATGCAGGTGCTTTTCCAAACTATGCTGAAAAGTCTCGAAACACATGCCAATAGTGACCGTAGGCATATCACTTTCTGTTGTTCGCTTAAAGCACTCCTCGACTTGCTCAAGCTCAACCAATGGTGTTAAAAGTGCATTGTAAAGCAATTTCCCTTTTTCCGTAGGAACCATTTTCTTCGAAACCCTGTCAAAAAGCTTACCGCCAACATAAGCCTCCAACGAGCTTAAATGCAGACTCACACCGGGCTGAGAAATAAACAAGGCCTGAGCCGCGGCTGTCAATGTTCCTTGCTCATAGACTGCTTTGAATGTTCTATACCACTCTAGGTTCACCATAATGATTGCGTTTACATTCTATTAACTTCAACAACAAAAATAAAGATTCTTCTCAAAACCATTCATCATAATTCTAATAGATAAGTATAAATCATGCTATTTTTATAATAGATCTAGTAGCGCTAGTTTTGTATCATCAAAAGAAAACAAACTAGACCCAAATCAAATGGAATCTCAAAATAACACTCTATTCCAACCCATTTCATTAGGAAGCATAAAAGTCAATAATCGTATTGCAATGGCTCCTATGACACGCTCAAGAACCACTGAAGGCGATATTCCTACACCTTTAATGGCTGAGTATTATAGCCAAAGAGCAGGAGCTGGCTTAATCATCACAGAAGGAGCTCCAATATCAAACAGCGCCAGAGGCTACTCCATGACTCCGGGAATTTATACTGAAGAGCAAATCGAAGGATGGAAGCTTTCAACAAAAGCTGTTCATCAAAAAAATGGAAAAATTTTCGTGCAACTATGGCATGTTGGCAGGCGTTCGCATTCTTCGATCACCGGAGAAAAACCTTGGGCTCCTTCCGCAATCAAAGTCTCCGATAAAGTATTTGGCCCTTTGCAGGAAGGCGGATATGGAATGATTGAAACAGAAATGCCGCGTGCCATGAACCAGAATGATATTGACACTGTTATTCATGACTTTACTGTTGCTGCTAAAAATGCGATGGAAGCAGGATTTGACGGCGTGGAAATTCATGGAGCTCACGGCTATTTGATTGACCAATTTCTAAGAACGACCTCTAATCAAAGAACAGATGCCTACGGCGGAAGTCAAGAAAACCGAATGCGGCTCCTTTTGGAAGTTGTAAAATCAATATCCAAATCCATAGGTGCTGATAAAGTTGCTATTCGCCTTTCTCCTTTTGTATCCGAAGGCATGGGCAACGAGCATGATCCCGAAATGCCCGAACTTACATTAAAAGTTCTACAACAACTTCAGCCTCTTGGACTAGCGTATATACATTTCTCTGAAAATATTTCAGATTATAAAAAAGTGCCTGAAGAATTCAGAAAAGATATCAGAAATGTTTACTCCAATCCCATCATGGTTTGTGGAAAATATGTCAAAAACACAGCTGAGACAATCATTGAAAAGAGATATGCGGACGTTGTAGCCTTTGGCCAAGATTTCATAACCAATCCTGATTTGGTATATCGTCTTGAAAATAATCTTCCATTGACTCAATTAAGATCCGATAGCCATTCTACTTTTTACGGAGGCGGAGCGGAAGGATTTACCGATTATCCAACCTATCAGAAAATGTTGGAAAAGGAACTTCAATATTAATGTTAATCAATCAATGAAGAGTATGTAAAATCAAAACGACCGTCCGTAATTTTAACTACTTCTCCCTCAGAATTTATAGCATCAAAATAAAAAATTCCGGAAATAATCATATTATCAGGATCGAACCTAGAAATATGTAATTTTCCAGTATAATCTGTATTTGAATAAAATTCATAAGTACCCGCTATTTTATAACTAGCCCATGCACTGTCTAACTTATAATATACTATGCTTCCATCTTCTGTTACATCTCCGTTGTATGATCTCTTTAAGTCAAATTCTCTTTCTCCTGCCATCAGATTATCATAATACACTGATAAGTTTACGGATTGGGGTGTTTCATCATGAGCTCTATCCCCTCCAATAGATATATATTTTAAGTTGCCAGTGTTGGTTAGATAAGCACTAGCAGCTCTAACAGTTACATTACCTTTAGTTTTAAATTGCTCACCATTAATATAGCAGCCAAAAGTATTCGCTCCTTCTTGAGTAGGGCTTGGAAAATCATCTTCTTGAAAACAAGAAGTAAAAAGAAAAATAATGGATAAATAGATAAGTGTTCGTCTCATATTATTAATACTTAGTTATAATTATTAGTATGTTTTTTTTATAAATATGTAATCATTTTTGTGAAAAAATTTAATTACAAATAATTTAAATAATATAATAAACTAATATTATTCAATAAAACACCCTTATAGAGTATATAATTATAAGATTACATATCTTGAATAAAAAGACCTTGTTCGCATAACTCTCCTTAAGAAAGAACAACACTCTTGACAGCAGATACTAAACTATAGTGACTGACGATAACGAACGAGATATACCCCGATTAAAGCATAATTGTGAAGTGTATATTTTATATGCTAATCTAATATGATTTGACACAAAATGTTCAATAAATAAATCTGTGAAAAATATTAATACAATTGAGGTATTGAAATTGGAATTGTATGTTATCCAGAAGCCATTTGAAATCAGGTGATAGCAAAAGTAAAACATCCCTATAAATATAAGAAAGGCTAGAATTAGAAAAGCCATTTATCGCTCTCCCAACCAGCTTTAACGGCTTAAACATGACATTGTGAACATGACATTGACTTAAACAAAAGCGACAAATCAAGAATCTTCGGAGGCAATGCTAAAGGCTATACGGATTATTCCGTTTTTAAAAACTAATAAAAACTCTTCCAGCGCCATTAATCTGCATTATGCGTGCTGGAAGAATCTATTTGCTTTGAATAAAAATTAGAAATCATAAATCGTCACCTGGATACCTTTGTCTATCAAAGTCTCTTTGATAATTGGCTCAACTCTATCCCATTTTCCTCCGGCCAAACCACAGCCTATACGAGGCATGTGAACACTGGCATTCAATCTTTCTGCTTCTAAAACTAACTTTTCCAAGCATTCCCTCACAGCTTCAAAACGAATGGGCACTCCATTCGAGCCCGTTCTCATACCTTGCTGTCCTAGCATATTAGCTATGTAAATGTATTGCTCGGCTTGCACTATTTGTATATTTCCCAAGGCAAAATCATTTTTTGCTCTGTTTCTATGCCATGATCGATACGCTGCTTCCGGCTCTTTCCATCGTTTGGAAATCGCCAAGACAAAACCTTTTCCCCAGCCTCCTAAATTATTGCAAATATGAGCAATGATTTTAACTCCTTTGGCTTGAGGAGATCGTCGCCTTTCACATATTTAATTTCTCCCATTTCAATTAATCTTTTTGTTCTTCCACACTAACTAAGCTTTCTTTTCTAAAATCAATCAACCAAGGGGTTTTCACATGATCTTTTATTATGGAAGCGTTCAAGTTATGCCAACGCTTAGCCCCATCAAGCACCCAACTATCTGAAGATATCGAAATCATTTCTTCATGATCTACCAAATATTTATCAGGATTCATTTCCAAGATTACTTCCCA
The Aureibacter tunicatorum DNA segment above includes these coding regions:
- a CDS encoding alkene reductase, with translation MESQNNTLFQPISLGSIKVNNRIAMAPMTRSRTTEGDIPTPLMAEYYSQRAGAGLIITEGAPISNSARGYSMTPGIYTEEQIEGWKLSTKAVHQKNGKIFVQLWHVGRRSHSSITGEKPWAPSAIKVSDKVFGPLQEGGYGMIETEMPRAMNQNDIDTVIHDFTVAAKNAMEAGFDGVEIHGAHGYLIDQFLRTTSNQRTDAYGGSQENRMRLLLEVVKSISKSIGADKVAIRLSPFVSEGMGNEHDPEMPELTLKVLQQLQPLGLAYIHFSENISDYKKVPEEFRKDIRNVYSNPIMVCGKYVKNTAETIIEKRYADVVAFGQDFITNPDLVYRLENNLPLTQLRSDSHSTFYGGGAEGFTDYPTYQKMLEKELQY
- a CDS encoding macro domain-containing protein, with protein sequence MCERRRSPQAKGVKIIAHICNNLGGWGKGFVLAISKRWKEPEAAYRSWHRNRAKNDFALGNIQIVQAEQYIYIANMLGQQGMRTGSNGVPIRFEAVRECLEKLVLEAERLNASVHMPRIGCGLAGGKWDRVEPIIKETLIDKGIQVTIYDF
- a CDS encoding LysR family transcriptional regulator, coding for MVNLEWYRTFKAVYEQGTLTAAAQALFISQPGVSLHLSSLEAYVGGKLFDRVSKKMVPTEKGKLLYNALLTPLVELEQVEECFKRTTESDMPTVTIGMCFETFQHSLEKHLHSFDFNLVSRFSDYNTLLRELENGIVDIITTPQKAESKGIVQEVFSQEKIVLIGSNDIDGMEFSNVEKMKDEELLIEWLLKYKWYGASSDNEHFTRFWRANFKRNPNFRQNFIVPNFNSIIRSLGYGSGLAIVPDFLCRSSVEKGKIQILWEGWKTVVNPLYFGYRKKTIYRDQIQQIMQVLKSDL